A portion of the Rubeoparvulum massiliense genome contains these proteins:
- the putP gene encoding sodium/proline symporter PutP gives MKFTMSTGTLTMFILYLVLMLAIGIWAYRKSNTMEEYFLGGRKMNTWVTAMSAQASDMSGWLLLALPGAVYIGGFHAMWIAIGLAVGTYLNWQIVAKRLRKSTEKLQSITIPDYLEKRFEDRSKILRVVSSLTILFFFLIYVSSGMVSGGKLFDTAFGIPYDIALLIGALVIVTYTFLGGFIAVSYTDLFQGLLMFGALLFVPIYTILSGGGFGELWTQVATVNPDLLDITKHVGAEEIWVTGTLSISLIAIISNVAWGLGYFGQPHILVRFMGIRRASDIPKARLIGVSWVTLTLLGASFVGLVGITLYDQPIGDPETIFLQMVSTLFNPWVAGLLLAAVLSAIMSTIDSQLLVSSSALAEDIYKGILRKNASQKELIWVSRGVVMLVAIIAVILAKSGGSILALVSYAWAGFGAAFGPVLLLSLYWKRITRNGAVVGMLVGGLTVIFWSKLPFIQGTKWAELYELVPGFFFALLGIIVVSLLDHKAAHTAQTQYQQMEL, from the coding sequence ATGAAATTTACCATGAGTACGGGTACATTGACGATGTTTATTCTCTATCTTGTTCTGATGCTAGCCATCGGGATTTGGGCATATCGAAAGAGTAATACCATGGAAGAGTACTTCTTAGGTGGACGGAAGATGAATACCTGGGTTACCGCTATGAGTGCTCAGGCATCAGACATGAGCGGCTGGCTCCTCTTGGCTTTACCTGGTGCAGTCTATATTGGAGGCTTCCATGCCATGTGGATTGCCATCGGTCTTGCGGTGGGAACCTATCTTAACTGGCAGATCGTAGCGAAGCGTCTACGTAAGTCTACCGAGAAGCTACAGTCCATTACGATTCCTGATTATCTTGAGAAACGCTTCGAGGATCGTAGTAAGATCCTACGAGTTGTCTCCTCCCTTACGATCCTCTTCTTCTTTCTGATTTATGTCTCCTCAGGGATGGTTTCAGGCGGTAAATTATTTGACACTGCATTTGGCATTCCCTATGATATTGCTTTGTTAATCGGTGCTCTTGTCATTGTAACCTATACATTTTTAGGCGGTTTTATTGCAGTGAGCTATACTGATCTATTTCAAGGCTTACTCATGTTTGGTGCACTTCTTTTTGTCCCTATCTATACCATTCTGAGTGGGGGAGGGTTTGGGGAACTGTGGACACAGGTTGCCACAGTGAATCCAGACCTCCTAGATATTACGAAGCATGTGGGAGCAGAGGAGATTTGGGTAACGGGTACGCTCTCCATTAGTCTGATCGCCATTATCTCCAATGTTGCTTGGGGCTTAGGCTATTTTGGACAACCACATATCCTTGTGCGCTTTATGGGAATTCGCCGAGCCAGCGATATTCCGAAAGCCCGTCTCATTGGTGTATCATGGGTTACATTAACCCTCTTAGGTGCTAGTTTTGTGGGACTGGTGGGGATTACGCTGTATGATCAGCCCATTGGTGACCCAGAGACCATCTTTCTTCAGATGGTGAGTACATTATTCAATCCTTGGGTGGCAGGTCTTCTCCTTGCAGCGGTTCTCTCTGCCATTATGAGCACCATCGACTCCCAACTTCTCGTATCGTCTAGTGCCTTAGCTGAGGATATCTATAAGGGGATCCTTCGCAAGAACGCTTCACAAAAGGAGCTGATCTGGGTTAGCCGTGGCGTGGTAATGCTGGTTGCCATTATTGCTGTAATCCTAGCGAAGAGTGGCGGAAGCATTCTTGCCTTAGTCTCTTATGCCTGGGCAGGGTTCGGAGCAGCCTTTGGTCCGGTATTGCTTCTTTCTCTCTATTGGAAACGTATTACGCGAAATGGAGCCGTTGTGGGGATGCTAGTTGGTGGGCTGACGGTGATCTTCTGGAGTAAGCTTCCCTTTATCCAAGGAACAAAATGGGCAGAATTGTATGAGCTTGTGCCTGGTTTTTTCTTCGCATTACTCGGTATCATTGTAGTGAGTCTCCTGGATCACAAGGCAGCTCATACTGCACAAACCCAGTATCAACAGATGGAATTGTAA
- a CDS encoding GGDEF domain-containing protein — protein MDPRKKALDDIIDAKQIRIVFQPIISLRDGSILGHEALSRITKQSVIKNPEMLFTYAGEYNRLWELELLCRTKALEAAYQFMIPPYSKKLFINVNPNTIHDENFKKGFTMDFLRQYQITPQNIIFEITERNIITDMDGFRSTISHYKSQNYRIAIDDAGAGYSGLNLISDVNPNYIKLDMNLIRGIDTDSLKFAIVKGMVELSKGSNIFLIAEGIETSEELETLIGLGVQYGQGYFIQKPDAEIRDIASSILQAIKECNCKQGLTFQGMSPNNYIKNLCTFTATASPTERVKTVYDIFKQNPECFGLCVIKEGIPVGIVTQGDLALKLSGHYGFTLNQNKSISEIMDRSFLAVDHHTPISTVSTLAMARPNDKLYDFIVVTENDQYIGTVTIKDLLQKTTEIEVSVAKHQNPLTGLPGNLLIEQQLTQCVTHGTKYSVAYLDINNFKAYNDVYGFENGDLVIRLVADTLRENITGGTFIGHIGGDDFVIILHDHVNEGYFVDMVKQFEYRALNFYSPSDIQKGYIITANRQGEMEKFPLMKLTCVVVNNQIDDFENVIELTEKLARLKKIAKQKMR, from the coding sequence ATGGATCCTAGAAAAAAAGCCTTGGATGATATTATCGATGCGAAACAGATACGAATTGTTTTTCAACCGATTATCTCATTACGAGATGGTAGTATTTTAGGACATGAAGCATTAAGCAGGATTACTAAGCAAAGTGTAATAAAGAACCCAGAGATGCTTTTTACCTATGCAGGAGAGTACAACCGCCTTTGGGAGCTTGAATTGCTGTGTCGTACCAAAGCATTAGAAGCTGCGTATCAATTTATGATTCCGCCATATAGCAAAAAATTATTTATTAATGTAAACCCCAATACTATTCATGATGAAAACTTTAAAAAAGGCTTCACCATGGATTTTCTGAGGCAGTATCAAATCACCCCCCAAAATATTATTTTTGAAATCACCGAAAGAAATATAATTACTGATATGGATGGCTTTCGCTCAACCATCTCCCACTATAAAAGTCAAAATTATCGAATTGCCATTGATGACGCTGGAGCTGGGTATTCCGGATTAAACCTCATTAGTGATGTGAATCCCAATTACATCAAGCTAGATATGAATTTAATTCGTGGGATTGATACAGATAGCTTGAAGTTTGCCATCGTAAAGGGCATGGTGGAGCTTTCAAAGGGTTCCAATATTTTCTTGATTGCCGAGGGTATCGAAACCTCTGAGGAATTGGAGACGCTGATTGGACTTGGTGTTCAATATGGCCAAGGTTATTTCATCCAAAAACCAGATGCTGAAATCCGAGACATCGCTTCCAGCATATTACAGGCCATTAAGGAGTGTAATTGTAAGCAAGGTCTCACCTTTCAAGGTATGAGCCCCAATAATTACATTAAAAATTTATGCACCTTCACTGCCACCGCTTCACCAACTGAAAGGGTAAAAACCGTATATGACATCTTCAAGCAAAATCCAGAATGCTTCGGACTTTGTGTCATTAAAGAAGGGATACCTGTTGGAATCGTGACGCAGGGAGACTTAGCCTTAAAGCTAAGCGGCCACTATGGCTTTACATTGAATCAGAATAAATCAATTTCTGAGATTATGGATCGAAGTTTTTTAGCTGTTGATCACCATACCCCAATCAGTACAGTCTCCACATTGGCAATGGCACGTCCTAACGATAAACTATATGATTTCATCGTTGTTACAGAGAATGATCAATATATTGGCACCGTTACGATTAAAGATCTACTACAAAAAACTACGGAAATAGAAGTTAGCGTAGCAAAGCATCAAAATCCCTTAACAGGCCTACCTGGAAACCTCTTGATCGAGCAACAATTAACACAATGTGTCACACATGGGACAAAATATAGTGTGGCCTATTTGGATATCAACAATTTTAAGGCATACAACGATGTTTATGGCTTTGAAAATGGAGACCTCGTCATTAGACTAGTAGCTGATACATTAAGAGAAAATATCACAGGTGGAACATTTATCGGGCATATTGGGGGAGATGATTTTGTCATCATTCTACATGACCATGTAAACGAGGGTTATTTCGTAGATATGGTGAAACAGTTTGAATATAGGGCTTTGAACTTTTATAGTCCTTCTGATATTCAAAAAGGTTATATTATCACTGCCAATAGACAAGGCGAGATGGAAAAGTTTCCACTCATGAAACTGACCTGTGTAGTGGTAAATAATCAAATCGATGATTTTGAAAATGTTATTGAACTGACTGAAAAGCTAGCACGGCTAAAGAAAATTGCTAAGCAGAAGATGAGGTGA
- the mqnC gene encoding cyclic dehypoxanthinyl futalosine synthase produces MSEIDDILARALAGERLTFADGMALYASDEVEKMGAAANEVMKRFHNEKETTFVIGRNVNYSNVCDTYCRFCAFYRPAGHEEAYVLPTETILEKIQELVDVGGTEVLMQGGTHPELPFTYYLDLLRAIKARFPQITMHSFSTAEVKKMSEVSGLSIEETLRQLKEAGLDSLPGAGAEILDDRTRMKISRKKGSWQEWIAIQKAAHRIGLHGTATMVIGFGESDEERVNHLLRIREAQDETHGFLAFIVWTFQPDNTNLHAERLGGRDYLKTLAIARLMLDNIENFQSSWVTMGPEIGKQSLFYGCNDFGSTMMEENVVSAAGATHKVNTKKIIHMIAEAGKTPIQRDTKYNHLRVFHSEEEVEQDFIMQN; encoded by the coding sequence ATGAGTGAGATTGATGATATCCTTGCGCGGGCTCTGGCAGGTGAACGGCTTACCTTTGCTGATGGAATGGCGCTCTATGCCTCTGATGAGGTCGAGAAGATGGGGGCTGCTGCCAACGAGGTGATGAAGCGATTCCACAATGAGAAGGAGACCACCTTTGTCATCGGGCGTAATGTGAATTACTCTAATGTATGCGATACCTATTGTCGCTTCTGTGCCTTCTATCGACCAGCAGGTCATGAAGAGGCATATGTTTTACCAACGGAGACCATCTTGGAGAAGATTCAAGAGCTGGTGGATGTAGGAGGTACTGAGGTGTTGATGCAGGGTGGCACCCATCCTGAGCTACCCTTTACCTATTATTTAGATTTATTGCGTGCAATTAAGGCCCGCTTTCCTCAGATTACCATGCATTCCTTCTCCACAGCAGAAGTGAAGAAGATGTCAGAGGTCTCAGGCCTTAGCATTGAAGAGACCCTTCGCCAGCTGAAGGAAGCAGGGCTTGATTCCCTTCCTGGTGCAGGCGCAGAAATTCTCGATGATCGGACTCGAATGAAGATTAGTCGAAAGAAAGGCTCTTGGCAGGAATGGATTGCGATTCAGAAGGCAGCCCATCGCATCGGGCTTCATGGAACAGCCACCATGGTCATCGGCTTTGGTGAATCAGATGAGGAGCGGGTGAACCATCTTCTCCGTATTCGTGAAGCACAGGATGAAACCCATGGCTTCCTAGCTTTCATCGTCTGGACCTTCCAACCAGACAACACCAATTTACATGCAGAACGGCTCGGTGGCCGTGATTATCTCAAGACGCTGGCCATCGCTCGTTTGATGTTAGATAATATTGAGAATTTCCAATCCTCATGGGTCACCATGGGACCAGAGATCGGGAAACAGTCCCTCTTCTATGGCTGTAATGACTTTGGCTCTACGATGATGGAGGAGAATGTAGTGTCTGCTGCTGGGGCCACCCACAAGGTGAATACGAAGAAGATCATTCACATGATCGCAGAGGCTGGTAAAACACCAATTCAGCGGGATACGAAGTATAATCATCTCCGCGTCTTCCATAGTGAGGAAGAGGTGGAACAAGACTTTATTATGCAGAATTAA
- a CDS encoding S-layer homology domain-containing protein, which translates to MNRKFIFKRMLLLLLMVSLVVGVTAPFAVDAKKPDNFTPPGLAKKGVVVQFTFNDLRDVEWALQYIEKMLMQNIFTGYEDGSFRPNSPIKHVEAVVAAVRLLGLEDEAKAKAGTKLNFEDAKEIAKKYPWATGYIAVALENGLFDSTVTKLQPEKSASRLWITTLLVRAMDLEDEALTKMNTQLTFKDASSIPAGAVGYVAVAIEEGLIQGYPDNTFQPNKPVTRAEMAALLDRTGDNLNPGTDEGVRTGVVKAVNASAKTITIEEQTATKTYTLADNVLIFRNTGIVEVADIKVGDTVTLQLWQNQVRFIEIQKSGTETTVYDGEFVSVTTKNNQTVLNFKVKSVNYAYVISPIVELKLGTGVTLKDLKAGDQVRVTVTDKVVTKIELLQQTGEVVYDAEFISLASKNNQVWMSFVERTKTYEYAISPTVEVKLGDGYTLRDLRKGDKVKVTVKNQVITKVEKIKLADEIVVHEGDFISLATKNSQVVMNFKAAGITYEYAVSPLVEVKLGDGIALKDLRKGDFIRVTVTNKVITKVEGAIKRFDINGKISAIKWNGTNQTGELSVRLADNSTVLLVIDQNTRVRYDGKLIAVTSLLVDDEVSVKVEGDKAVNIEVTKRGQIGTEPVLPPIDKVENISGEFEGVLLGYQLPGKGQGGYIFFRIEEEMDDDDDDYDDRLKRQLNGKEFQFAIAKNIRFEANDKRMDLSMLENYMEGNYKFEIKVRNGVIEKIELED; encoded by the coding sequence ATGAATAGGAAATTTATTTTCAAACGTATGCTTCTATTATTGTTAATGGTTTCGCTGGTTGTTGGTGTCACCGCGCCATTTGCTGTTGATGCGAAGAAGCCTGATAACTTTACACCACCAGGCTTGGCGAAGAAAGGTGTCGTTGTTCAGTTTACCTTCAATGATTTACGCGATGTGGAATGGGCTCTTCAATACATTGAAAAGATGCTGATGCAGAACATCTTTACTGGCTATGAAGATGGTTCATTCCGTCCAAACAGTCCCATTAAGCACGTAGAGGCTGTAGTTGCTGCAGTTCGTCTCTTAGGCCTTGAAGACGAAGCAAAGGCCAAAGCTGGCACGAAACTAAACTTTGAAGATGCAAAAGAGATTGCGAAGAAATATCCATGGGCAACAGGCTATATCGCAGTTGCTTTGGAAAATGGTCTGTTTGATTCCACAGTAACCAAGCTTCAGCCAGAAAAATCAGCTAGCCGTCTTTGGATTACTACCTTATTAGTAAGAGCAATGGATCTAGAAGATGAAGCATTGACAAAAATGAACACACAATTAACATTTAAAGATGCTTCTAGCATTCCAGCAGGTGCTGTAGGCTATGTAGCAGTAGCCATTGAAGAAGGATTAATCCAAGGGTATCCAGACAATACCTTCCAACCTAATAAGCCTGTTACCCGTGCAGAAATGGCTGCACTCTTAGACCGTACAGGTGATAACCTCAACCCTGGCACAGATGAGGGTGTTCGTACTGGGGTTGTGAAGGCAGTGAACGCATCTGCAAAAACAATCACCATTGAAGAACAAACAGCTACGAAAACCTATACATTAGCCGATAATGTTCTTATTTTCCGCAATACTGGCATCGTAGAAGTAGCTGACATCAAAGTGGGAGATACTGTGACTCTCCAACTATGGCAAAATCAAGTTCGTTTCATCGAAATCCAGAAGAGTGGTACTGAAACTACAGTCTATGATGGCGAGTTTGTCTCCGTTACCACAAAAAATAACCAAACTGTACTCAACTTTAAGGTGAAATCAGTAAACTATGCATATGTGATCTCTCCAATTGTTGAATTGAAGCTAGGTACTGGTGTTACCTTGAAAGACTTAAAAGCAGGGGACCAAGTTCGTGTAACCGTTACAGATAAAGTGGTTACCAAAATCGAATTGTTACAACAGACTGGCGAAGTGGTCTATGATGCTGAGTTCATCTCCTTAGCTAGTAAGAATAACCAAGTGTGGATGAGCTTCGTAGAAAGGACAAAAACCTATGAATATGCCATCTCTCCTACCGTCGAAGTAAAACTGGGTGATGGTTATACTCTACGTGATTTACGCAAGGGTGATAAAGTAAAAGTAACCGTGAAAAATCAAGTGATTACTAAGGTTGAAAAAATTAAGCTTGCCGATGAAATTGTTGTTCATGAAGGAGATTTTATCTCCTTAGCAACAAAGAATAGTCAAGTAGTGATGAACTTTAAGGCTGCAGGTATCACCTATGAGTATGCTGTTTCTCCACTCGTGGAAGTGAAATTAGGCGATGGTATTGCCTTGAAGGACCTTCGTAAGGGTGATTTCATCCGTGTAACGGTAACGAACAAGGTGATTACTAAGGTAGAAGGTGCTATCAAACGTTTTGACATCAATGGTAAGATCAGCGCGATCAAATGGAATGGCACCAACCAAACTGGTGAGCTCAGCGTTCGCTTAGCTGATAATTCCACTGTATTATTAGTGATTGATCAAAATACACGTGTTCGCTACGATGGTAAATTGATCGCTGTTACTTCCTTACTTGTAGATGACGAAGTAAGCGTAAAGGTTGAGGGAGATAAAGCAGTCAACATTGAAGTGACCAAACGTGGTCAAATAGGTACGGAGCCCGTGCTTCCTCCTATCGATAAGGTAGAGAATATCTCTGGTGAGTTTGAGGGGGTACTCCTTGGCTATCAGTTACCAGGGAAGGGCCAAGGCGGTTACATCTTCTTCCGCATTGAAGAAGAGATGGATGATGACGATGATGATTACGATGATCGTCTCAAACGCCAACTCAATGGTAAGGAGTTCCAATTTGCCATCGCGAAGAATATCCGTTTTGAAGCCAATGATAAGAGAATGGATCTCTCCATGCTAGAAAACTACATGGAAGGGAACTATAAATTCGAAATTAAGGTTAGAAACGGTGTTATTGAAAAAATTGAGTTGGAGGATTAA
- a CDS encoding isoprenylcysteine carboxyl methyltransferase family protein: MNGSFFFLMLFFVVGQRWYELRLAQKHERILKKLGALEIAPDTYKYIVLFHVTYFLMLIGEGVQNHFSRPDWWLFLTVTFCILQGFRVWVIQSLGVFWNTKILILPGADVVKRGPYRWIRHPNYFIVVVELITLALLFQAYWTALFSCIGNAILLNQRIRFEEEALSSHTNYGEKFGLKDEAR; this comes from the coding sequence ATGAATGGATCCTTCTTTTTCCTAATGTTGTTTTTCGTCGTGGGACAGCGTTGGTATGAGCTACGTCTCGCACAGAAGCATGAAAGGATTTTAAAAAAACTAGGAGCCTTGGAGATTGCTCCTGATACATATAAATATATAGTGCTTTTTCACGTCACTTATTTTCTGATGTTGATTGGGGAGGGGGTTCAGAATCATTTTTCCCGCCCTGATTGGTGGCTTTTCTTGACTGTTACCTTCTGTATCCTCCAAGGCTTTCGTGTATGGGTGATTCAATCCTTAGGAGTCTTCTGGAATACGAAGATTTTGATCTTACCAGGTGCCGATGTGGTTAAGAGGGGACCATACCGCTGGATACGCCATCCCAATTATTTCATCGTTGTTGTGGAGTTGATTACATTGGCACTTCTTTTTCAAGCATATTGGACAGCTCTTTTTAGCTGTATCGGGAATGCCATTCTTCTAAATCAACGCATCCGTTTCGAGGAGGAGGCACTCTCCTCTCACACCAATTATGGAGAAAAATTTGGTTTAAAAGATGAAGCAAGGTAG
- a CDS encoding type III polyketide synthase: MATILSIATKVPPFPVAQQEAKKFVHQLLVQSNPEMERLLRVFDTGEIQRRYFSAPLPWFAERRTWQEKNDRYVQWAIRLSVEAIEECLTSQRFLQQSIPYGSIDAIFFVSSTGVATPTIDAKIMNQLPFSLHTKRIPLWGLGCAGGASGLARAFEYCQAYPMANVLVVCVELCSLTFQGSDLNKSNVVGTSLFADGVAVALVAGEASPLQKAKMRSYYPAVTATQSVFLRDGEDIMGWRISDNGFHVIFARSIPTLIQQWLPLHLHQFFHYQGLSVEHVDYWIVHPGGRKVLEAYAQAFGVEEASFQIARKILQRFGNMSSATILFVLQETMLQATKPGVGIGLALGPGFSAEFLLLEWTAANTMGFKRIEQRSDLPSTQVVMKG; encoded by the coding sequence ATGGCTACCATTCTATCCATTGCTACGAAGGTACCGCCTTTTCCAGTAGCTCAACAGGAGGCGAAAAAGTTTGTCCATCAGCTGTTGGTTCAAAGTAATCCTGAGATGGAGCGGTTGCTTCGCGTCTTTGATACCGGAGAGATTCAGCGCCGTTATTTCAGCGCACCGCTTCCTTGGTTTGCTGAAAGACGGACCTGGCAGGAAAAAAACGACCGCTATGTGCAATGGGCGATCCGTTTAAGCGTAGAGGCGATTGAGGAGTGTCTGACTTCACAGCGCTTTCTCCAGCAATCGATTCCGTATGGTAGTATTGATGCCATCTTCTTCGTCTCTAGTACAGGTGTGGCGACCCCGACCATCGATGCGAAGATAATGAATCAGCTTCCTTTTTCATTGCATACAAAACGAATCCCTCTCTGGGGTTTGGGCTGTGCTGGAGGTGCCAGCGGCTTAGCTCGTGCGTTTGAGTATTGCCAAGCTTATCCCATGGCCAATGTCTTAGTTGTCTGTGTGGAGCTATGTAGTCTAACCTTTCAAGGAAGCGACTTAAATAAGAGCAATGTGGTTGGGACCAGTCTGTTTGCTGATGGTGTTGCAGTAGCTTTGGTGGCAGGAGAAGCGTCCCCACTGCAGAAAGCCAAAATGCGCTCCTACTATCCTGCTGTTACAGCGACACAATCTGTCTTTCTACGCGATGGAGAAGATATTATGGGCTGGCGAATTTCAGATAATGGCTTCCATGTGATCTTTGCCCGTTCTATTCCCACCTTGATTCAGCAATGGCTACCTCTTCATCTTCATCAATTCTTTCATTATCAAGGTCTTAGCGTGGAACATGTAGATTATTGGATCGTGCATCCTGGTGGCAGAAAGGTCCTCGAAGCGTATGCTCAAGCATTTGGGGTAGAGGAAGCATCTTTCCAGATTGCTCGTAAAATTCTGCAACGGTTTGGTAATATGTCTTCTGCGACGATACTCTTTGTCTTACAGGAGACCATGCTACAAGCGACGAAACCTGGCGTTGGAATAGGTCTCGCCCTTGGTCCAGGATTTAGTGCAGAATTTCTCCTGTTGGAGTGGACTGCAGCGAATACTATGGGGTTCAAGCGAATCGAGCAACGAAGCGATCTTCCCTCCACCCAGGTGGTGATGAAGGGATGA
- a CDS encoding MOSC domain-containing protein, whose translation MTLGSVKEIYRYPVKSLRGEAMKWATIQAYGIEGDRMYAINDLQRLGKFLTAREASELLGYEGQYKYAETNGVSNGEGIIQVKTPSGAVLNWDDPILWKELSQVCGRPLAGVKREPRKEPDPIRLEPIGSFEEEHLLITSDASLAAFQHIWGKSTDLRRFRTNLHLCLADPEPFQEETWVGQRLAIGEVIVDIMKPCTRCVMTTIDPDTLQRDPSLHRTLVEKRKNHFGVYGRIVQAGRIQQGDAVNLLKA comes from the coding sequence ATGACACTAGGGAGTGTAAAGGAAATTTATCGTTATCCTGTGAAATCACTACGCGGAGAAGCGATGAAGTGGGCTACGATCCAAGCTTATGGAATTGAAGGAGATCGGATGTATGCCATCAATGATCTTCAACGACTAGGTAAGTTTCTCACAGCACGTGAAGCCTCCGAGCTTCTTGGCTATGAGGGTCAATATAAATATGCTGAAACGAATGGAGTATCCAATGGAGAAGGGATCATCCAGGTTAAAACACCCAGTGGTGCCGTCCTCAATTGGGATGACCCTATTTTATGGAAGGAATTATCTCAAGTATGTGGGCGCCCCCTTGCCGGAGTAAAACGGGAGCCACGAAAAGAACCAGATCCCATTCGTCTTGAACCTATCGGCTCCTTCGAGGAGGAGCATCTCTTAATCACCAGTGACGCTTCATTAGCAGCATTCCAGCATATATGGGGTAAGTCCACGGATCTTCGGCGTTTTCGGACTAACCTGCATCTCTGCTTAGCAGATCCTGAACCGTTTCAAGAGGAGACTTGGGTTGGTCAGCGTCTTGCCATCGGCGAGGTCATCGTAGACATTATGAAACCCTGTACACGCTGTGTAATGACCACCATCGATCCTGATACACTGCAACGCGATCCCAGCCTGCACCGCACACTAGTAGAAAAAAGAAAGAATCACTTTGGAGTATACGGTCGCATCGTTCAAGCCGGACGAATTCAACAAGGAGATGCTGTCAACCTTCTTAAGGCTTAA
- the htpX gene encoding zinc metalloprotease HtpX, with translation MLFQQIEQNKRKTVFFMLFFALLVVAVGVAVSYAYAADPWSGLLITAVLMAVYLPLTYFTASQQVLAMSGAREITEADNPQLYHIVEELTLAARLPMPKVYVIEDDSPNAFATGIKPEKATVAFTTGLLTRLNREELEGVTAHELSHIRNYDIRLMTICIALVGVITILVEYGTRFLYLRDNRNSQQKNNPILMVISILVIILAPLAAQFVQLAVSRNREYLADASAVEITRNSTGLKNALIKISENPQKVKRATKATAALYIANPLGKKRERTSLFSTHPPISERIARLEMM, from the coding sequence GTGCTATTCCAACAGATTGAGCAGAATAAACGCAAAACTGTATTCTTCATGCTTTTTTTCGCACTATTGGTAGTGGCGGTGGGAGTGGCTGTTAGTTATGCGTATGCAGCAGATCCGTGGTCAGGACTACTGATCACTGCAGTACTGATGGCTGTATATCTACCTTTAACCTACTTTACTGCTTCCCAACAAGTATTGGCAATGAGTGGGGCACGTGAGATAACGGAGGCGGACAATCCGCAACTCTATCACATCGTCGAAGAGTTAACATTGGCTGCCCGCCTTCCCATGCCCAAGGTCTATGTCATTGAAGATGATAGCCCCAATGCATTTGCCACAGGAATTAAGCCGGAAAAGGCAACAGTGGCATTTACAACTGGATTATTAACGCGTTTAAATCGTGAAGAACTAGAGGGTGTTACCGCCCATGAGCTATCGCATATTCGAAATTACGATATCCGTTTAATGACCATCTGCATCGCCCTTGTGGGTGTTATTACTATTTTGGTGGAGTATGGAACACGCTTTCTCTATCTTCGGGATAATCGTAACAGTCAGCAGAAGAACAATCCCATTCTTATGGTGATCTCCATCCTTGTGATCATATTAGCACCATTGGCAGCTCAATTCGTCCAACTGGCTGTCTCGCGTAATCGTGAATATCTTGCCGATGCCAGTGCAGTGGAGATTACCCGCAATTCCACAGGATTGAAGAATGCTCTCATAAAAATCAGTGAGAATCCACAGAAGGTGAAACGTGCTACCAAAGCTACAGCAGCACTCTATATTGCCAATCCACTTGGAAAAAAACGAGAGCGAACTTCTCTATTTTCTACACATCCACCCATCAGTGAGCGGATCGCTCGTCTGGAAATGATGTAA
- a CDS encoding LemA family protein — MSTGAWIAIGVIALIILYVIMAYNSLVKLRNWVKEAFSQIDVQLKRRHDLIPNLVETVKGYAKHEQETLDQVIQARNQLLNGSLQERIDADNQIQTALKSIFALSEAYPDLKANQNFLQLQEELTTTENKVSYSRQLYNKTVAEYNIKRESFPSNLIANMFGFHAEELLTIPTEEREVPTVKF, encoded by the coding sequence ATGTCAACAGGAGCATGGATCGCTATTGGTGTAATCGCGCTCATTATTCTTTATGTAATCATGGCTTATAACAGTCTCGTTAAGCTACGTAACTGGGTGAAGGAAGCTTTTAGCCAAATCGACGTTCAACTAAAGCGTCGTCATGATTTAATACCTAATTTAGTGGAAACGGTCAAGGGCTATGCGAAGCATGAACAGGAGACATTAGATCAAGTCATCCAAGCTCGTAATCAATTGCTTAATGGCTCCTTACAGGAACGGATCGATGCGGATAATCAAATTCAGACTGCTTTAAAATCGATTTTTGCATTATCCGAAGCCTATCCAGATTTAAAAGCGAATCAAAATTTCTTACAGCTACAAGAAGAATTAACGACAACGGAGAATAAAGTCTCCTACTCTCGCCAGCTTTACAACAAGACTGTAGCAGAATATAACATTAAACGGGAATCCTTCCCTAGTAATTTGATCGCCAACATGTTTGGCTTTCATGCCGAAGAGCTACTTACCATTCCTACGGAGGAGCGGGAAGTACCTACCGTTAAGTTTTAG